The genomic DNA GCTGCCACAGAAGATAATACAACCGAAAAAATGAATCCATCCACTAATCAGGCTCTGGCAGGTAAAGACCAGAAAACCAATCCTTTGTCAGAAGAAAAACTCGATTCACTTTCTTCTGAAATCATGAATAAAATCGAAAAGATGCGGGATGAGCGTAAAAAGCACTATCAGATGAGGGAAAGTATCGGCATGGTGAAAGCAGGGGAAGCGATCCGGGTGGAAGAGGACAAGCCTGTAACTTTGGAAGTTTCTGCCGGAAGGGATCTGGAAACGATTGAAAAAGACCGGAATTCAAGTGATTATATTATCAAACTCAATTCCAGTGAAGTCTTCACAGACGAAGCCAAACCGGCAAATCATCAAGATCGTCATAACTGGGTGCTTGGCGGGAGATATAACATCCAGCATCATCCGTCCGGTGATTCCATTGTTGACCTGAAACGCACTGGTTTTGCCGAAGCCAGCCTGCGTTACAGGACACATGGTGAAAACTGGCTGGGAGTGCAGGGTGGGGAATGGCATCAGAGCAATTCAGCTGATCAGAAGCTGGAATATGACAGGATCGGGCTGGTATACAGGTATTTCTTTGACAGGGATGTTAAATCCGACTCTGCCTGGTTCGCTGAAGCAGGGCTTTCATATTATTATACATATTACTGGTTCTGGACAGGTGGAGTTTACAATAAAGTGACCGACAATTCTACAGGTTTTGACCTGGGAGTCGGCTATGAAAAGAATTTAAACCGGGATTTGTCATATGAATTGTTTATCAAAGGCCAGGTTGCACAGGCCAGGTTCACAGAATTAAATCCTGAACTTTCTGAGAGCCTGAACGACATCTATACTGGGATAGGACTTAATTATAATTTCTGAACCAGGATTTCCTGGAAGATTTTAGCTACTTCTTTGTATTTAGGGGAATCAATTTCCACCACTTTGAGATAATAAGTCAGGGCTTCAGAATAGCGCTGCAGCTTAAGACGGTAGATTTCAGCAATTTCCATCAGGATTTCATCCTCATTCTCAGGATGTGTCGTCAATTTTTTCTGAAGCTCAGCCACCCGCAGCTCGAATTGGCTGTTCATTTCTTCCTGATTCAGGATTTCATCCGGATTGGAAAAAACCAGTAACTGAATTTTCCCTTTTTGATACAAGAATAGAATTTTTTCCAGCTTAATGGTAAGTTCTGGTAAATATGAAGGAAGATCCGGC from Candidatus Wallbacteria bacterium includes the following:
- a CDS encoding LysM peptidoglycan-binding domain-containing protein, producing MKQLILFFMVSGLLLHVFAEDLTYRIQTGDTLSGLSLKYTGTVNNYKAIAEYNKISNPDKIIAGKEILIPGDILNEEIAATEDNTTEKMNPSTNQALAGKDQKTNPLSEEKLDSLSSEIMNKIEKMRDERKKHYQMRESIGMVKAGEAIRVEEDKPVTLEVSAGRDLETIEKDRNSSDYIIKLNSSEVFTDEAKPANHQDRHNWVLGGRYNIQHHPSGDSIVDLKRTGFAEASLRYRTHGENWLGVQGGEWHQSNSADQKLEYDRIGLVYRYFFDRDVKSDSAWFAEAGLSYYYTYYWFWTGGVYNKVTDNSTGFDLGVGYEKNLNRDLSYELFIKGQVAQARFTELNPELSESLNDIYTGIGLNYNF